A single region of the Drosophila miranda strain MSH22 chromosome 2, D.miranda_PacBio2.1, whole genome shotgun sequence genome encodes:
- the LOC108156199 gene encoding uncharacterized protein LOC108156199, with product MSEPAAQQQQPQNGKERSKSTEEKEIPREPALVCKDIDIKTELESLVKLLDGKIYKEEEVAMEELHQYLIEDDGSWALGDNFLVFVQRVLRDTQAFSPDTRIHLIRTLAYAALKDDVIIILHQDRRDHTLMNFAQDIDKHTPEEQQAWAMFMCNLFENVGPSEWLLYISEWEYNGQTTSNIRVTTKVAVHCILSNCPQLKNIGSMILYNIAIKEVKTVVFDDIAVELAMAILQFFQSSPNEDQIYRTLKALARFIEVSQDVPMIIQMIGPHPKQFTGKSERVDELVKIISRKVPA from the exons ATGTCAGAGCCCGCAgcccaacaacagcagccgcaaaaTGGCAAGGAGCGCTCCAAGTCCACGGAGGAGAAAGAGATACCGCGCGAACCGGCGCTGGTCTGCAAAGACATCGAT ATAAAGACTGAACTAGAAAGCCTAGTGAAACTGCTGGATGGCAAGATCTACAAAGAGGAGGAGGTGGCCATGGAGGAGCTGCATCAGTATTTGATCGAGGACGATGGCTCCTGGGCATTGGGTGACAATTTTCTGGTCTTCGTGCAGCGAGTACTGCGCGATACTCAGGCCTTTTCCCCAGACACACGGATACATCTGATACGGACATTGGCCTATGCGGCCCTCAAGGACGATGTGATCATTATTTTGCACCAGGATCGCCGGGATCATACGCTGATGAACTTTGCCCAGGACATTGATAAGCACACACCCGAGGAGCAGCAGGCCTGGGCCATGTTT ATGTGCAACCTCTTTGAGAACGTTGGTCCCTCCGAATGGCTGCTCTACATTTCCGAGTGGGaatacaatggccagacaaCCTCCAATATACGTGTCACCACCAAGGTGGCCGTCCACTGCATCCTCTCCAATTGCCCGCAGTTGAAAAACATTGGCAGCATGATCCTCTACAATATTGCCATCAAGGAAGTGAAGACTGTG GTCTTTGATGACATCGCCGTGGAGCTGGCCATGGCCATTCTGCAGTTCTTCCAGAGCAGTCCCAACGAAGATCAGATCTATCGCACATTGAAGGCCCTCGCACGCTTCATCGAG GTCTCGCAAGACGTACCAATGATCATTCAGATGATTGGACCGCATCCAAAACAATTTACCGGCAAGAGCGAGCGTGTCGATGAGCTAGTAAAGATCATTAGTCGCAAAGTGCCCGCCTAG
- the LOC108156201 gene encoding cardioactive peptide: MKSSLKMCLGLVVLLICMLSGNASLERENNEVNNLSNHKLSGVIQWKYEKRPFCNAFTGCGRKRTSYPSYPPFSLIKRNELEEKPYNNEYLSEGLSDLIDINAEPAVENVQKQIMSQAKIFEAIKEASKEIFRQKSNRQKMLENGQRLQMQEERENI; encoded by the exons ATGAAGAGTTCTCTTAAAATGTGCCTGGGCCTGGTGGTGCTCCTGATTTGCATGCTCTCGGGCAATGCATCGCTGGAGAGGGAAAACAATGAAGTGAATAACTTGTCGAAT CACAAACTCAGCGGAGTTATACAGTGGAAGTACGAGAAGCGACCCTTTTGCAATGCCTTCACAG GATGTGGACGCAAGCGTACTTCGTATCCCTCGTATCCGCCCTTTTCGCTGATAAAACGCAACGAGCTTGAGGAAAAGCCCTATAACAATGAGTATTTGTCGGAGGGACTGAGTGATCTGATCGATATCAATGCCGAGCCAGCTGTGGAGAATGTGCAGAAGCAAATAATGTCCCAGGCGAAGATCTTCGaggccatcaaggaggccagcAAGGAGATCTTCAGACAGAAGAGCAACAGGCAGAAAATGCTGGAGAACGGACAGCGGCTACAAATGCAGGAGGAGCGTGAGAATATTTAA
- the LOC108156489 gene encoding probable cytochrome P450 6d4 — protein MFSLIVLAGTLLALGWFYLKHHYQYWERRGFPFDRHSTIPFGCLDSVWRREKGMGMAIYDAYQKSKERFLGIYLLFRPAVLVRDAALARRVLAQDFASFHDRGVYVDEVNDPLSGSIFALRGQSWRSMRHKLSPCFTSGKLKGMFSTSEEIANNMVNHLQKTLPEQGSQEVDLKTVMQTYAIDIIASTIFGLEMNSYLTPDNKFRNLVTIARRNTRFTTMFGMMIFLVPSVAKFLFSLGFKNQVALAMLEIVKETIEYREKHGIVRKDLLQLLMELRNTGAVDESDENIWKIQKSATDQIKCISLEAITAQAFIFYIAGQETTGSTAAFVLFELAQYPELLERLQTEVDETLAKNDGHITYDALQKMEFLDLCVQESLRKYPGLPMLNRECTQDYTVPDTDHVIPKGTPVVISLYGIHHDAEYFPEPETYDPDRYSEENRNFSPTAFMPFGEGPRICIAQRMGLVNAKLAIINVLKNFNVEVMSKRQLEFENSGIALLPKDGVKVRLSKRLPK, from the exons ATGTTTTCCCTCATTGTGCTGGCGGGCACCCTCTTGGCGTTGGGTTGGTTCTATTTGAAGCACCATTACCAGTACTGGGAGAGACGTGGCTTTCCCTTCGATAGACATTCCACTATACCATTCGGATGTCTGGACAGTGTCTGGCGGCGGGAGAAGGGCATGGGCATGGCCATCTACGATGCATATCAGAAGAGCAAGGAACGCTTTCTGGGCATTTACTTGCTCTTCCGTCCGGCTGTTTTAGTGCGCGATGCGGCCCTGGCACGACGTGTGCTGGCTCAGGATTTCGCCAGCTTCCATGATCGGGGCGTGTATGTCGATGAAGTCAACGATCCGTTGTCCGGCTCGATATTTGCCCTACGTGGCCAGAGCTGGCGTTCCATGCGCCACAAGCTCTCCCCCTGCTTTACGTCCGGCAAACTCAAGGGAATGTTCAGCACCTCCGAGGAGATCGCCAACAATATGGTCAACCATTTGCAGAAGACTCTGCCGGAACAGGGCTCCCAGGAGGTGGATCTGAAGACTGTGATGCAAACCTATGCCATCGACATAATTGCCTCGACCATCTTTGGCCTGGAAATGAACAGCTACCTGACACCGGACAACAAGTTCCGGAATCTGGTGACAATCGCCCGTCGCAACACTCGCTTCACGACGATGTTTGGGATGATGATATTCCTAGTGCCATC AGTGGCAAAGTTCCTGTTCTCATTGGGATTCAAGAACCAGGTGGCCCTGGCAATGCTGGAAATTGTCAAGGAGACCATAGAGTACCGCGAAAAGCATGGTATTGTGCGCAAGGACTTGCTCCAGCTGCTCATGGAGCTGAGGAATACGGGCGCAGTGGACGAGAGCGATGAGAACATATGGAAAATACAAAAGTCCGCTACCG ACCAAATCAAGTGCATCTCATTGGAGGCCATCACGGCTCAGGCTTTCATATTCTACATTGCCGGGCAGGAGACTACCGGATCGACGGCTGCCTTCGTTCTGTTCGAGCTGGCCCAGTATCCGGAACTGCTGGAGCGCCTGCAGACCGAGGTGGACGAGACACTCGCAAAGAACGATGGACACATCACCTACGACGCGCTGCAAAAGATGGAGTTCCTTGATCTGTGCGTGCAGGAGTCGCTGCGCAAGTATCCGGGCCTTCCCATGCTAAATCGCGAGTGCACCCAGGACTACACCGTACCGGACACCGATCATGTCATCCCGAAGGGCACTCCGGTGGTCATCTCTCTCTATGGCATACATCACGACGCCGAATACTTCCCGGAGCCCGAAACGTACGATCCCGATCGCTACTCGGAGGAGAATCGCAACTTCAGTCCCACGGCCTTCATGCCCTTCGGCGAAGGACCCAGGATCTGCATAGCCCAACGCATGGGACTCGTGAACGCGAAGCTGGCCATTATCAATGTCCTCAAGAACTTCAACGTCGAAGTGATGAGCAAACGGCAGCTCGAGTTCGAGAACAGCGGCATTGCCCTTCTGCCCAAGGATGGAGTCAAGGTGCGTCTTTCCAAGAGACTGcccaagtga
- the LOC108156202 gene encoding uncharacterized protein LOC108156202, with the protein MSTTPKWYCRNKSQPMHTFAEIGKLGLELRRISKRIVIDVNSAIFSEHDTILEECERVVEQYWNLKDETKNADFQSLSKKIKRSPYNQLLMKKFHLVMELNDRRFCQLTFVLKRTLSLLLRKSMQSEMWLNWALHITQLYNKCRKVEKPLLQPEVEPVEDDSDDGEPKLSGKRKEEMHANVCSNMFPGLLLTLKPIDFGYVLQLVAQTRVEQNALDLVFGLFNMGEQDAWREQQNHESTSSSLEILRTLNISFAAGDYPPYCDSAQDCKAMQIADGNLQLQDADQDHQSLRCKHTESFLQKERVFIAQLIAKATEISPTIFDNGKGGTVDMNVYIVKGLRLLWSYVGIILDHILLWWIDTPVSCYSLTHIDSIRSWLYHQNVNDIPEPVFSTLRGIGEILTGFVCNNIWDQLFRLTLISSNDSKRLVDVVVEQYRDCPKNASGTPTGTVWISIFANLVNLSNQYFSNLEAHNNSSLLPVAEQIPILHRLDHSVHSMRLWVTEQAKLLCCEWQMDRFFQILEHDVKLCLNVFITFKLPKLTADLSDILMLVCVALRTKLIAEVNANIDKLKKTTDECVQILSAVCRVLSLANFTLCFPAANFWQREIYNNEEKSLYVGYVLDEIYLPTIRATKDIVILKLILKLICEAWLDFIFQKRIRFSINGAVRLLNDFDDVREWILACTLLDEQQLEKLSNHEVLRMCKGVGKILLRKPEDVISISQSPKYDKKAQDTAGQDTQLPSEMFVSNQKHWLQLRASSGSGFPFLKLCCGDL; encoded by the exons ATGAGCACCACTCCGAAATGGTACTGCCGCAACAAATCCCAGCCGATGCACACGTTCGCGGAAATCGGCAAATTGGGCCTGGAGCTACGCCGGATTAGCAAACGGATCGTGATCGATGTCAATTCAGCGATATTCAGCGAGCAT GATACCATTTTGGAGGAGTGCGAGCGTGTGGTGGAGCAGTACTGGAACCTGAAGGATGAGACAAAGAACGCCGACTTTCAGTCGCTCTCGAAGAAGATCAAGCGCAGTCCCTACAACCAGCTGCTGATGAAGAAGTTCCATCTGGTGATGGAGCTGAACGACAGGCGCTTCTGTCAGCTGACCTTTGTGCTCAAGCGAACG TTGAGCTTACTGCTCCGCAAGTCCATGCAGTCGGAGATGTGGCTCAACTGGGCGCTCCACATAACCCAGCTGTACAACAAGTGTCGCAAAGTGGAGAAGCCCCTGTTGCAGCCAGAAGTGGAGCCGGTCGAGGACGATTCGGACGATGGAGAGCCCAAGCTGAGTGGCAAACGGAAGGAGGAGATGCATGCCAATGTGTGCAGCAACATGTTTCCGGGACTACTACTCACGCTCAAGCCAATCGATTTTGGCTACGTTCTGCAG CTTGTTGCCCAGACACGTGTGGAGCAGAATGCTCTGGATCTGGTGTTCGGTCTGTTTAACATGGGCGAGCAGGATGCCTGGCGAGAGCAGCAGAACCACGAGTCCACTTCCTCCAGTCTGGAGATATTGCGCACTCTCAACATCTCCTTTGCCGCCGGCGACTATCCGCCGTACTGTGACTCTGCCCAGGACTGCAAGGCCATGCAGATTGCCGATGGCAATCTACAGCTTCAGGATGCCGACCAAGATCACCAGAGTCTGCGATGCAAGCATACCGAGAGCTTTCTGCAGAAGGAGCGCGTGTTCATAGCCCAGCTGATAGCCAAGGCAACGGAGATAAGTCCGACCATCTTCG ACAATGGCAAGGGCGGCACTGTGGACATGAATGTGTACATTGTGAAGGGACTGCGCCTGCTCTGGTCCTATGTGGGCATCATATTGGATCACATACTCCTCTGGTGGATAGACACGCCGGTATCCTGCTACAGTCTCACCCACATAGACTCCATTCGCAGCTGGCTCTATCATCAGAATGTGAATG ATATACCGGAACCAGTATTCTCTACGCTGCGTGGCATTGGGGAGATCCTGACTGGTTTTGTTTGCAATAACATTTGGGATCAGCTCTTCCGCCTGACTCTCATATCATCGAACGACTCGAAGCGCCTGGTGGATGTGGTTGTGGAACAGTACCGCGATTGCCCCAAGAAT GCTTCTGGAACCCCCACTGGCACTGTGTGGATTAGTATATTCGCGAATCTCGTGAATTTGAGCAATCAGTATTTCTCCAACTTGGAGGCCCACAACAACTCCAGTCTGCTGCCAGTGGCCGAGCAGATACCCATATTGCATAGGCTGG ATCACTCTGTCCACTCGATGCGCCTGTGGGTCACCGAACAGGCCAAGCTGCTGTGCTGCGAGTGGCAAATGGATCGCTTCTTCCAGATTTTGGAGCACGATGTGAAGCTCTGCCTGAATGTATTCATCACCTTTAAACTGCCGAAACTCACTGCCGATCTAAGCGATATCCTCATGCTGGTCTGTGTGGCACTGCGGACCAAGCTGATAGCCGAAGTCAATGCCAATATAGACAAGTTAAAG AAAACCACCGACGAGTGTGTTCAGATATTGTCAGCGGTCTGTCGAGTCCTTAGTCTGGCCAATTTTACGCTCTGCTTTCCTGCCGCCAACTTTTGGCAGCGCGAGATCTACAACAACGAGGAGAAGAGCCTGTATGTGGGCTATGTGCTGGACGAGATCTACCTGCCCACCATACGTGCCACCAAGGACATTGTCATACTGAAGCTCATCTTGAAGCTGATCTGCGAGGCCTGGCTGGACTTTATCTTCCAGAAGCGCATTCGTTTCAGCATCAATGGAGCCGTGCGACTGCTCAACGACTTTGACGATGTCCGCGAATGGATCTTGGCCTGCACATTGCTGGACGAACAGCAGCTGGAGAAGCTGAGCAATCACGAGGTGCTGCGCATGTGCAAGGGAGTGGGCAAGATACTCCTGCGAAAGCCAGAGGATGTCATCTCCATTAGCCAATCGCCCAAGTACGACAAGAAGGCGC AGGACACTGCCGGCCAGGACACCCAGCTGCCGTCGGAGATGTTTGTCTCCAATCAGAAGCACTGGCTCCAGTTGCGTgccagcagcggcagtggctTCCCCTTCCTGAAACTGTGCTGCGGCGATCTCTAG